One genomic window of Halobellus limi includes the following:
- a CDS encoding sulfurtransferase TusA family protein, translating to MSESQIEADETVDARGAACPGPLMDLIGKIRDVDAGTVVLLLSDNEQSRTDVPEWAEEAGNELLAVEERDDHYGFYVEKS from the coding sequence ATGAGCGAATCACAGATCGAAGCGGACGAGACCGTCGACGCCCGCGGCGCGGCCTGTCCCGGACCGCTGATGGACCTCATCGGCAAGATCCGCGACGTCGACGCCGGCACCGTGGTCCTCCTCTTGAGCGACAACGAGCAGTCGCGGACGGACGTCCCGGAGTGGGCCGAGGAGGCCGGAAACGAGCTGCTGGCGGTCGAAGAGCGCGACGACCACTACGGGTTCTACGTGGAGAAATCATGA